The following coding sequences are from one Mytilus trossulus isolate FHL-02 chromosome 8, PNRI_Mtr1.1.1.hap1, whole genome shotgun sequence window:
- the LOC134727734 gene encoding uncharacterized protein LOC134727734: MNTEDTPVLVKEKLDRLLPKRESLNELRTCNEVSVSTLKGDRFITALYRLHDKIQKQRRARYRLNEGMFTQLVLTLGEICSLEGERCSSGDESIWCNLRGCKRVISNPDCRFYKQGHLMNDNCAPVKPTTVVSIHEVKNAKKFEGLEHPEKKRKRKRFKRSHFSTEESESCSSSGISRWSSGQLLDISKEPIPEIIADLNVKVLGQHAGELLLDLHEYGLDDHISKLTSPGLIIDGTKVYFTLLEMSKSHYEKLCKNVELDETDRAIIYYSRPLDILHLESRNKLIENFVRLNNIY, translated from the exons ATGAATACGGAAG ATACTCCAGTTTTGGTAAAAGAGAAGCTTGACAGATTGTTACCTAAACGAGAAAGTTTAAATGAACTTCGGACATGCAA TGAAGTATCTGTCAGCACATTGAAAGGTGATAGGTTTATCACTGCATTATATAGACTGCATGATAAAATTCAGAAACAGAGAAGGGCTCGTTACAGATTGAATGAAGGCATGTTTACACAGTTAGTCCTTACACTTGGTGAAATATGTTCCTTGGAGGGGGA GCGGTGTTCAAGTGGAGATGAGTCTATTTGGTGTAATTTGAGAGGATGTAAGCGTGTCATTTCAAATCCAGATTGTCGTTTCTACAAACAGGGGCATTTAATGAATGATAATTGTGCACCAGTTAAGCCAACTACTGTAGTATCTATTCATGAG GTGAAAAATGCTAAGAAATTTGAAGGTTTAGAACatccagaaaaaaagagaaaaagaaagaGATTTAAAAGGTCACACTTTTCAACTGAAGAATCTGAATCTTGCTCATCGTCTGGTATATCTAGGTGGTCATCTGGACAGCTACTGGACATTTCAAAAGAACCAATACCAGAAATAATTGCTGATTTGAATGTGAAAGTTCTTGGACAGCATGCCGGTGAACTTCTGCTAGACCTTCATGAATATGGTTTAGATGACCACATATCAAAGCTGACATCACCAGGACTGATTATAGATGGCACCAAG gTATACTTTACTCTATTGGAAATGTCAAAGAGTCATTATGAAAAGCTGTGCAAGAATGTTGAACTTGATGAAACTGACAGAGCTATAATTTATTATTCCAGGCCATTAGACATTTTACATCTTGAAAGTCGCAACAAACTGATAGAAAACTTTGTACGGTTAAACAACATTTATTAA
- the LOC134681082 gene encoding ankyrin-2-like has protein sequence MISLIRNLADIQISSKLPLPSQVSVGDDLSRIQYYRNRIAHMDSFIIEDDDFSIYWEDIAQALHRLSDGSFNEEIIELHERQIFESQKSNSLRHIQMQNRLVVVEERMMSLELQQNDPIPKNIKDLYEKEIKDWVEDKEKFFETAASKKILSFVTGNSVTVITGSSGMGKTATSHQIALHLQQQEGYQILPISDPKDIEKYYTKGLAQIFVFDDLCGVFNVDQHLINSWDRVSSQIARFCKENKHFRILATCRLQITKNPQFEKLSDKLNMKECNLLSKDLAYKNSEKLKIASCHMDQEHVHNLSRETISGLDMFPFLCDMFGKSDNKDMKMFEWPIQYFEEQFDQMQYQNEECFLGLALLVIYNDKIKINVFKDESIDTVFKKIFKEVFESLELSNRPSKLQVLRKLDTLIDTYITSYIENNQSIITSKHDIVFDLLSLYFGKKMTKTLVKYATPDFISDRIQFESLEEEHDEYTIMIPPYLEHSYFNRMEEEIMKNNFYDVFGNMQSHIKLYQEKFIDFFSKKKDIMEKLLHNRWPLYLSSMYGCSIFVQFLLEQQNNIPSELLQDISDRTRFEIAAHDSDTEDIDTDSDMYKITHKNAPLVEACTEGHLQIVQTLVQYGYDIDCVKPGLLSPLYSACYYGHTDIVQYLLGCNCAVDLENCDGQTALHVACIKNNPEIVSILLGKGLYINKPGFCKETPFFIACKWGNLDVVNILLEYNCDITICNNMNESPLHAACKNGHKDIVEVLIRNKCDVDMVNLFGRTALHEACSSNYTQFLDEEDETWSIEGEEVDIQYYEPKVEYGNTVIVDKISDSIETIRKGIVQILLHTNINPCIADYFGYTALHEAAKSGYSTIVDILLQKLLEMNKMALVNEYKPVDLYKSFIPPLFSSSSKCVVNVFVQHTCNMNILDSHGRNALHYASEKGHLEIVEFLYDIGCKMDVLNASGKSVLHAACRGGNEDIVDFFLKRGCDPNHTDKYGNTPLFVACARSNIEVVKVLIKYHCDVNKTNIGGCNALQKACLNGRVNIVDLLLKNKININQADNLNNTPLFYACYHGYKDVASLLMENKSELNIPNKDGQIVLHLSCWLGHLEITQLLLQNHSNINQPDKSKCTPLHLAATEGYNDIVELLIKNGCDINACDINGRNALHHACIQQVEHDNLLWISCYSRYHRKEHYHKEVVVLLLQNKCDANQEDTFGQIPLHIACETCTSHRYLRCMTDIVKLLLESGCDINKCDNSHRSPFLVACEKKEYESEKIVTILVKNNCDVNIKDNNGQTGLEICTSKGFTWVTEILLDSQNSKNEATKENA, from the exons ATGATAAGTTTGATCAGAAATCTGGCGGACATACAGATCAGCAGTAAACTTCCCTTACCTTCACAAGTCAGTGTTGGTGATGATCTATCCAGGATACAGTATTACAGAAATAGAATTGCTCACATGGACAGTTTTATAATTGAGGATGATGATTTCAGTATTTACTGGGAAGATATAGCACAG gCTTTGCATCGACTAAGTGATGGATCGTTTAATGAGGAAATTATTGAATTGCATGAAAGGCAAATTTTTGAATCACAAAAGTCAAATAGCCTACGTCATATACAAATGCAAAACAGACTTGTAGTTGTTGAAGAAAGAATGATGTCGCTTGAACTACAACAAAATGACCCTATACCTAAAAATATCAAAG ATTTGTATGAGAAGGAAATTAAAGATTGGGTAGAAGACAAGGAAAAGTTCTTTGAAACTGCAGCCTCCAAGAAGATATTAAGTTTTGTAACTGGAAATTCTGTTACCGTCATAACTGGTAGTTCTGGAATGGGTAAAACAGCTACTTCACATCAAATTGCATTACATTTACAACAACAGGAAGGGTACCAGATTTTGCCAATTTCTGACCCGAAGgacattgaaaaatattatacaaaggGACTtgcacaaatatttgtttttgatgattTATGTGGAGTTTTCAATGTTGATCAGCATTTGATTAACTCTTGGGACAGAGTTTCTAGTCAGATAGCGAGATTTTGTaaggaaaataaacattttcgaATCCTTGCTACTTGTAGAttacagataacaaaaaatcCACAGTTTGAAAAATTATCTGACAAGTTAAATATGAAAGAATGCAATTTGCTTTCAAAAGATTTGGCttacaaaaatagtgaaaaactgaaaattgcCTCTTGTCATATGGATCAAGAACACGTGCATAATCTTAGCAGGGAGACCATCAGTGGCCTGGACATGTTTCCATTTCTTTGTGATATGTTTGGTAAATCTGATAACAAAgatatgaaaatgtttgaatggcctattcaatattttgaagaacAGTTTGATCAGATGCAGTATCAAAATGAGGAGTGTTTCCTGGGACTGGCGTTGCTAGTTATttacaatgacaaaataaaaataaatgtcttcAAAGATGAGAGTATAGACACAGTATTCAAGAAGATATTTAAAGAAGTCTTTGAAAGTTTAGAATTATCAAACCGTCCTTCTAAATTGCAAGTCCTTAGGAAATTAGACACCTTAATTGATACTTATATTACAagttatattgaaaacaatcaatcaataataaCTAGCAAACATGACATAGTTTTTGATTtactttctttatattttggaaAGAAAATGACGAAAACTTTAGTGAAATATGCTACACCAGATTTTATTTCAGACAGAATCCAGTTTGAATCTCTAGAAGAAGAACATGATGAATATACAATTATGATACCTCCATACTTGGAACATTCATACTTTAATCGCATGGAAGAGGagataatgaaaaataatttttatgatgtatttgGAAACATGCAATCCCATATTAAGTTATATCAagagaaatttattgatttcttctccaaaaaaaaagatattatggaAAAATTACTACACAACAGATGGCCTCTATATCTTTCATCGATGTATGGATGTAGTATTTTTGTACAGTTTTTGTTGGAGCAACAAAACAATATCCCATCAGAATTACTCCAAGATATCTCTGATAGAACCAGATTTGAAATAGCAGCTCATGACAGTGACACTGAAGATATTGATACTGACTCAGATATGTATAAAATTACACACAAAAATGCACCCTTAGTAGAAGCATGTACAGAGGGCCATTTACAGATAGTTCAAACTCTTGTTCAATATGGATATGATATTGATTGTGTCAAACCTGGACTCCTTTCGCCCTTGTATTCTGCATGTTATTATGGTCATACAGACATTGTGCAGTATCTCCTGGGATGTAACTGTGCGGTGGATTTGGAAAATTGTGATGGTCAAACAGCCCTTCACGTTGCTTGTATAAAGAATAACCCAGAAATTGTATCAATACTATTAGGAAAAGGCCTTTACATCAACAAACCAGGATTTTGCAAAGAGACTCCTTTTTTTATTGCTTGCAAATGGGGTAATCTAGATGTTGTGAACATTCTTCTGGAATACAATTGTGATATTACTATATGTAACAATATGAATGAAAGTCCTCTGCATGCAGCTTGTAAAAATGGTCATAAAGATATAGTGGAAGTATTGATAAGAAATAAATGTGATGTTGATATGGTAAACCTTTTTGGCAGAACAGCACTGCATGAGGCTTGCTCTTCAAACTATACCCAATTTCTAGATGAGGAAGATGAAACTTGGTCTATTGAAGGTGAAGAAGTTGACATTCAGTATTATGAACCTAAAGTTGAATATGGTAACACTGTAATTGTGGATAAAATTTCAGACAGCATTGAAACGATTCGGAAAGGAATTGTGCAAATTCTGTTGCATACTAATATAAACCCATGTATTGCCGATTACTTTGGCTACACTGCACTTCATGAGGCAGCTAAAAGTGGTTATTCAACAATAGTGGATATTTTGTTGCAGAAGTTgcttgaaatgaataaaatggcATTAGTAAATGAATATAAACCAGTTGATCTGTACAAATCATTTATCCCGCCACTTTTTTCCTCAAGTAGTAAATGTGTTGTTAATGTATTTGTACAACATACCTGCAACATGAATATTCTAGATTCACATGGTCGAAATGCTTTACATTATGCTAGTGAAAAGGGTCATTTAGAAATAGTAGAATTCTTGTATGACATTGGTTGTAAAATGGATGTTTTGAATGCTTCAGGAAAGAGTGTTCTTCATGCAGCATGTAGGGGAGGAAATGAGGATATTGTGGATTTTTTCCTAAAGAGAGGATGTGACCCTAATCACACTGACAAGTATGGAAATACTCCTTTATTTGTCGCATGTGCGAGATCTAATATAGAGGTTGTAAAAGTATTGATTAAATATCACTGTGATGTTAATAAAACCAATATTGGAGGCTGCAATGCTTTACAAAAAGCATGTTTGAATGGCCGTGTTAACATTGTTGATCTTTTgctcaaaaataaaatcaacattaaTCAGGCCGATAATTTGAACAACACTCCACTGTTTTATGCATGTTATCATGGCTACAAAGATGTGGCGAGTTTATTAATGGAGAATAAGAGTGAGTTAAATATTCCTAATAAAGACGGacaaattgttttacacttgtcTTGCTGGTTGGGGCATCTAGAAATTACGCAGTTACTGTtacaaaatcattcaaacatTAATCAACCTGATAAATCAAAATGCACACCTTTACATCTGGCAGCCACAGAAGGATACAACGATATAGTTGAATTATTGATTAAAAACGGTTGCGATATAAATGCTTGTGACATCAATGGACGAAATGCTTTGCATCATGCATGCATTCAGCAGGTAGAACATGACAATCTGCTTTGGATAAGTTGTTATTCAAGATATCATCGAAAGGAACATTATCATAAAGAGGTTGTTGTCCTCCTACTGCAAAATAAATGTGATGCAAATCAGGAAGATACCTTTGGTCAGATTCCTTTGCATATAGCATGCGAGACATGTACATCACATAGATATCTAAGATGTATGACAGATATCGTTAAACTGTTATTAGAGAGTGGTTGTGACATAAACAAGTGTGATAACTCGCACAGGTCACCCTTCCTTGTTGCCTGTGAAAAGAAGGAATATGAATCTGAAAAGATTGTGACAATTCTGGTTAAAAACAACTGTGATGTCAATATTAAAGACAACAATGGACAAACTGGACTTGAGATTTGTACATCAAAGGGATTTACTTGGGTGACTGAAATTTTGCTTGAtagtcaaaattcaaaaaatgagGCTACAAAGGAAAATGCTTAA